GCTTCGCCCGGCGGCTCTGCCCTGGGCAGTTTTCAAAGATTGGGGGGCCGGAACAGGGGCCGCGCCTCAAGCGGGGCGGCGCTCGCCCTGTCGTAGGCGTCGGCGGCGCTGCGGTAGCCGCCAGCGCCGACATAGCCGTCCATCGGTCTGCCGCTCTTGTCGCGGATCGTGACCGGCTCGCCGCTTTCATCGCAGGGCGTAAAATACAGGTACGCCGCCCGCACATGCGTAATGCCGAGCCTCTCGAAAAACCCGGCCTTGTCCTCGTAAAGCGCCTGATAGAACTCATTTACGGGCATCGGCCCGCCATATTTTCCTTTCATGTGTCACCTCTAATCCGCAAATTGTTTTTTACCTAATACTGCTATTCTAACGTGCATGATTTTAAGGCGCGGTTAATATCTATTCGCGCTCGCGGCCGTTTCCTTTGCCGCGCTCGTCGCGTTTTTTCGCCTTGCGGATCGTATCGCCGACGCGCTTGCGAAATTCTTCCTTGGCCTTCGGCGGCAGCTCTTTTTCCACTTCCTTTTCGAACCTGTCGGCGTCGGCTTCTTCCTTGAGCTGCCGTGCCAGTTCTTTGCTCTCTTGCGTGTGCGCATCGCGCAGCGCGGCGGTATCGCCCGACTGTAGCTGTTTCAGCGTGTCCAGCTCGGCCCGGTAGTGCTTGCTTTCGTGCGCCACGGCCTGCCGGGTCTGCTGCGTGATCCGCGCGGCCAGCGCCTTGCGCTCGCTCTCCTGGCGGGCGGCAAGCTGCTTGTCGAATTGCGACCGGCCAAACAGCGAGCGGATCGCGCCCGCAACGAATCCGCGCTCGGATTTAGGGCGGGTTTTGACGAAATAGCGCAGCCGCGAAAAGGCCGTGCGCTGCGCCTCACGGAGCTGCTTTTGCTCTTGCTTCTGGCGCTTGTACAGCGCCGCCCATTTCGGCTTGTTCGCCGCGCGGATGTCCAGCCGCTGCTGCGCGACGTGGCGCTCTTTTTCATCGTAAAGCCATGCGCGCTGCCCCTTGTGATGGGCGGAAAGATTCTTGCCTTCGATGTCGCGGCGCGCGAACGCGGCTTTGAGTTGGTCCTTGCGGGCGCGGTGATGCGCGGCCTTGTCGCGGCTTTTCTTGTGTTTGACAAAACCGTTGTCGTTGCGGGCTTTCAGCTCGCGGCGGCGCTTATTGTTTTCCACACGCTCGTCGCAGCGGATTTGCCCCTGCTGGCGCTCGTATTCCTCGGCCCAGCGCGACAGGACCAGGTGGTCGCAGGCCACTTTGGCCGCAAGGCCGGTTTCCGGGTGGACGCGGTTGACGATGACGTGAATATGCGGATGCGGCTCGTCGTTGTGCGACACCATCAGCGTTTCATGGGAATCAAGGCCAAGCGCCTTTAATGTTTCGCGCGCCGCCTCGATCATTTCTTCGCGTTCGGGGGCCTCGTCCGGCGCCCATGACAGGCTGTAGGCATAGACGGTCTGCGTCAGCTTGCGGCCCGTCATCGCCACGCCCGCCGCCGCCTTTAGCTGATCCTGCCGCATGGCCGTATAGGCCATATAGCGCAGCGCCAGTTCGGCCTGATCGGTCGGCAGGTTTTCGGTATGGGTGAAAGCGACGCGCTCCGCCGTAGCGGCCTTTTTATCGTGCAGATAATAAAGGCCCGCGCCCTTGAAGCTTGCACCCTTGGCGGCGACCTTAGGGACCATCGGCAAGCCCCCCTGGCCGGGGCGGGGTGCCGGTCGGGCCGGGACCATGACCGGACAGCTCGCGCGACAAAAAGGCGTCAAGTTCGGCGAATAACCCCGATAATTTCGGGGGCATTTCACCGGTGGCGTTGGCAAGGCGGGTAAGCTGGTTCAGGTTGACGCCGATGCGCCGGAGCTGGTCGAAAGCGGCGTGGTCCAGGGTGGTGTGCTCGCGAATAACAACGCGGCCCTTGAGCGCCTGCATACGGGCGTATGCAGTGTCGGTCATACCAGCGGCGGCGGCGGCTTCCGCGATCTCGAAGCGCTCGGCGACGGTGAGCCTGAGCTGGAGAAGCTCGGTTCTCAGCTCGGCGGGTTGTTTTTTCGGCCGCGCCATGTGCACACCCTCCTTTCGCGGTTCCAAGGGCTGCGCCCTTGGTCGTTGGGGGTCCGGGGGCAGAGGCGAAATCTCCCCCCGGTCGTGGGCTCCAAGGGGCGCGAAAGCCCTTTGGCCCTGGGTTCCAAGGGGCAGCGGAGCGCCCTTTGGCCTGTCCGCCCGAAGCCTCTTGGCGTAGGCGGGCCGTGATCCCCCGGCGGAACGGGGGCAGGGTTCCTCCGTCGCCCTCCGGGCTATGGAGGACAGGGCGGGAAGGGCTCCCGCAGCGGCCTACAGGCCGCTTGCAATGGGGGTCCAGGGGGAGAGTGCAATCTCACCCCTGGCAAGAGTTTTTGTATTACAAAAACATATCTTGCTACCCGCCTATTCCTAGCCTGACACATGGCTCTGAACAACGGGTTAAAGGAGTGATGCCAGCCACATACGGCTGTATGCCGCGCGGACGGGTTTCGCTGCTGGCCGTGGTTGGGTACAGTGACCCGCCATGCGGGGGATTTTCTCAGGACTGACGCGCGGCGTTCCCGGCCTTACGCCACGGGACATGGAACCGCCCGCCTCGTCGTTCGAAGACCCGCAGGGAATCGCGCATTCCGCTTCGCTGCGCTACTCACCCGAAAAGCTCTTTCTCGGGGTGATCGGGGCCGGGATCGAGCGCGACAAGGCGACCGGCGAGCGTTACGCGCAAGGCGGCGCTGAAATCGGCGTCGCCGATGATCGCCACGTCATCACCATCGCCGGAAGCCGGGCGGGCAAAGGCCGCGCGGCCATCATCCCGAACATGCTGCGCTACGAAGGCTCGGTGCTCGCCATCGATCCCAAGGGCGAGCTGGCCCTTGCCACCGCCACGGTGCGCGCGGAAAAGCTTGGCCAAAAAGTCTGCGTTCTCGATCCCTTCGGCACCACGAAAGACGCGCTGAAAAAGTACCGCACCGGGTTTAACCCGCTCGCCTTCATGTGCGCGCCGGCCCAGGACGCGGAGCTGTCCGCCGACACTGAGCGCTCGCTGGTGGAGGACGCCGTGTTGATTACCGACGCCCTGGTAATCCCGGCTGGCAACGATCCCCATTGGGATGAGTCGGCGCGCACTTTTATCGAGGGCGTGATTCTGGAAGTCGCCACGGCGGAGCGGTTCAAGGGCAGCCGCGATCTGGTGAGCGTGCGCGACCTGATCGCGCAAGGGGAAAGCTTTACGGACGAAAAAGAGGAAGCGCACACCGGCCTGAGCGTGCTTGAAGGCTTGATGCGCAACAGCGCCGAAGCGGCGGTCAGGCGCGCGGCGGCGGATTTGTTCGACCGCCCGGAGCGCGAGCGGGATTCGGTGCTCTCGACGGCAAGGCGGCATTTGCGGGCGTTGTCCTTCCCGGAAATCGAAGCCTCGCTGCGGGGCGAGGGCTTCGACCTGGCCGCGCTGAAAACGGGCAGAATGACCGTCTATCTGTGCCTGCCGGGGCGGCACATGGGCACTTGTGGCCGCTGGCTGCGGCTGTTCGTGAATCTGGCCTTGCAGGCGATGGAAAAAACGTCGGGGCGGCCTGCTGCTGGTTGTCCCGTGCTGTTCGTCCTCGATGAGTTCGCCACGCTCGGGCATATGCGCCAGATCGAGGACGCGGCGGGGCAGATCGCCGGTTACGGGGTCAAGCTGTGGCCGGTGTTGCAGGATTTGGGGCAGCTCAAGGCGCTTTATAAAGATCGGTGGGAAACCTTCTTGGGCAATGCGGGCGTGTTGCAATTCTTCGGCAATAACGACCTGACGACGCTGGAATGGGTGTCAAAGCGGCTCGGCTCGACGACGATAGAGCAGCTTTCCGGCGCGCACGTCACGCCCGGCGCTGCCGGCGCGGGCGCAACCGGGCAAAGCTACGCGCCGCGCACGACGGCGATTCTGGAACCGGATGAAATCGCCCTGGTCTTTGGCCGCGCCGATACGCAATTGCGCCAGCTGATTATCCGGGGGGATTTCGCGCCGATGATCCTGCAACGCGCCTTTTACGACAAGCACAAGGCATTCGCGGGCTTGCGCCCGTGAACGCGTTCGGAACCCGGATCAGCACGCGGGAGGATTTTCCGACCGTGGCGGTATTCGAGCAGACGCGGGCAACCGGGCCTTTGTTTCGGATCGTGTTCAGAAATCACGAATTTGTGGACAGGCTTTTACCGGAAGCGGGCTGGCTGGCGAACGCACCCGCCAATCTGATTTTTGCCGTTCTTTTTGTCGGTTTCCCGTTCTTCCTGTTTGCGGGAATCGGCGTAGGCGATGAGATCGGGATTCCGTGGGGCATTTCGGCGGCGGCGATCCTCGGGGCCTATGCCTGGGGGTTCATGAAATTCAAGAGTCTGCGAACGCTTAACCGGATCATCGAGCTTGAACCGGGCGCGGACAGGCTGCGGGTGCTGATGGGCGGCACGGTGAGCGTCGAGCGGCAATTATCGCGGCTTGCAAGCCTGACGGTCGAGCCGCACCCGGAGGTCGAAGTTCACCGGATGCGGCGGCAGGAGCGCAAACAGACGCGGCTGACGGACGCCGAAAAGACACACTGCCTGTTCGGCTGGTTCGGCGTCGCCGGGGCGGAAAAAGTCCTGCTGCTGTCGCGCGCCGAATGGCCGAACCGCGACTCGCTGTTCGAGGTCCGGCAGGCGATTGAATGGGCGCGTGAACAGGCAAGAGGCGCTGCGCCGCAAATGAAAATAACCGGGGGCGACCACGGCATCAAACCACCCCTTGACTGACGGAGCGGCCCTGACATGGCAAAGCGGCACGAACTGGAACCGGCAGACGCGATCTCGGCGGTGACGCCGGGGGCCGGGGCGAAGGGTGCGAGGCCATGATGGGCCAGCGGATCAGCACGCAGACGGATTTCTCGCGCGTCGCGGTTTACCGGCGCGACGGGCCGTCCGGGCCGGTGATGAGCGTCGCCTTCAGCCAAAAGGAATTTGTGACGGACGCCGGAACGACCGTTCTGATTGTGGGCGGCGCTTTCCTGCTGATGGGCGCAAGCGTCCTGGCGGTCAATGTCGGCGCCGCGCTCCCGCAGGGATGGCTTGTGCTTGGCATCCTGGCCGCGTGGGTCGCCTTTTTCGCCACATTCAAGCAGCCGTGGACAATCAGCAGAACGATCGAGCTGGATTTCGGCGCGGACCGGCTGGCGGTTTTTCGAAACGGCAAGATCGACGGGCAGCAACAGTTATCGCGGCTGGCAAACCTGACGGTCGAGGATCACCCGGACGCGGAACTGGCGCGGCTGAACCGCCAGATGAAAGGCGAAAAAAGTCCGCGCGTTGCCGAGAAGCAGCATTGCCTTGTTGGCTGGTTCGGTGCTGGCGGCGGTGAAAAGGTCGTGCTCATAACCCGAGCCGAATTTCCCAGCCGCAATTCGCTGTTCGAGGTCCGGCAAGCGATGCTGTGGGCGATGGAAAAAGGCGCGGGCGCGACGACCGGCGGGACGGGCGCGCCAACGGTGAAACCCCAAACAGGCGGCGGCATCAAGCCGCCCCTGGACTGACATCGGGCACTGACATGGCAAAGCGGCACGAACTGGAACCGGGCGACGCGATCCGGTTGCTGTGTAACGCGATCCAGGCGGTCCACCATATCGAGGCCAAGGGCGAGGGACTTTCGCCGCCGTGCAGGAACGCGGGCGAGCTGATCCTGCAGGACGCGCTCAGATACCTCGCTTTCGGGGACATGGCGGCGGTACGGGGATTGCTCGACAACTATGAGGACTGGCTTGAAACAAGCAAGGCCGGGTGGCCGTACGATGAATAGGCTTGCCGCCACGGCGGCAAGCCGGAATTGCGAACAGGAGACTTTTCCATGAGCGAAACCGAGGCGAGCGCGGGCGTCATTGCCGGGCTGGACCGGCTGGCGGATTCCGATCTGCGGGCGGTCATGAAAAAAGCGAGCGACATACTGGCGGGGCGCGAGAAAGAGCGCAAAGCCGAGGCGCTGCGCGAGATTCAAAAGATCGCCAGGGCGCATGGTTTGAACGTCGATGTCAAGGACGGGGCGAAGGCGCGCCGGGGGCGTCCTCCGAAAGCGAAGGAAGGCTAATTGCGCGGCGTGCTGATCGGTCTTGTTGATCGGGCGCTTTATGGCCCGGATGATACGAGCAATTATTACCCGAAGCCGCCGCAGGCCTACTACCAAAGAAAAGAGCGAAGGGTTCCGCGCAAGCTCGTCCTGCTCCGGTGGGCCGAAGGCTATTATTTGCTGATCGGCTGCCCGCTGCTGTGGTGGCAGGGCCTAAAGCTGTTTCTCGCTCTCGATGTTTCGTCTTGGTGGCTGCTGGTGGTGCTCGTGCCGCCGGTGGCTCCGGTCGTCGCCGTGAAAAGATGGCGGGAGAAAAAAGAGGCGGCGATTCTGCGGCGGGTCATGAGGACGCAGCTCGCAAGGCACCTCGAAAGGACGGGGCCGGTTATGGAGAAGTGGATACGGCAATCGGGCGGCAGTTACGAGAATGATACGAGCGAGGAAAACGATATTTTCAATGGCAGGGCCTTGTCAGAGGAGGACTTTCGTCCGGTCCCGAAAGAGTGGGCGCAATACGACGCCGCGATGAAAGATTACTACAGGCGGGTTCGTGAGGCGGAGGCCGAGAGAGAGCGGCGAGAACGGGAAGCGCGGGAAAGGGCCAGACGCGCGGAAAGGGAACGCCCCGAGAGACAGGCGCGGGAA
This genomic interval from Hyphomicrobiales bacterium contains the following:
- a CDS encoding relaxase/mobilization nuclease domain-containing protein, whose amino-acid sequence is MVPKVAAKGASFKGAGLYYLHDKKAATAERVAFTHTENLPTDQAELALRYMAYTAMRQDQLKAAAGVAMTGRKLTQTVYAYSLSWAPDEAPEREEMIEAARETLKALGLDSHETLMVSHNDEPHPHIHVIVNRVHPETGLAAKVACDHLVLSRWAEEYERQQGQIRCDERVENNKRRRELKARNDNGFVKHKKSRDKAAHHRARKDQLKAAFARRDIEGKNLSAHHKGQRAWLYDEKERHVAQQRLDIRAANKPKWAALYKRQKQEQKQLREAQRTAFSRLRYFVKTRPKSERGFVAGAIRSLFGRSQFDKQLAARQESERKALAARITQQTRQAVAHESKHYRAELDTLKQLQSGDTAALRDAHTQESKELARQLKEEADADRFEKEVEKELPPKAKEEFRKRVGDTIRKAKKRDERGKGNGRERE
- a CDS encoding MobC family plasmid mobilization relaxosome protein, with product MARPKKQPAELRTELLQLRLTVAERFEIAEAAAAAGMTDTAYARMQALKGRVVIREHTTLDHAAFDQLRRIGVNLNQLTRLANATGEMPPKLSGLFAELDAFLSRELSGHGPGPTGTPPRPGGLADGP
- a CDS encoding type IV secretory system conjugative DNA transfer family protein, which translates into the protein MAGSRAGKGRAAIIPNMLRYEGSVLAIDPKGELALATATVRAEKLGQKVCVLDPFGTTKDALKKYRTGFNPLAFMCAPAQDAELSADTERSLVEDAVLITDALVIPAGNDPHWDESARTFIEGVILEVATAERFKGSRDLVSVRDLIAQGESFTDEKEEAHTGLSVLEGLMRNSAEAAVRRAAADLFDRPERERDSVLSTARRHLRALSFPEIEASLRGEGFDLAALKTGRMTVYLCLPGRHMGTCGRWLRLFVNLALQAMEKTSGRPAAGCPVLFVLDEFATLGHMRQIEDAAGQIAGYGVKLWPVLQDLGQLKALYKDRWETFLGNAGVLQFFGNNDLTTLEWVSKRLGSTTIEQLSGAHVTPGAAGAGATGQSYAPRTTAILEPDEIALVFGRADTQLRQLIIRGDFAPMILQRAFYDKHKAFAGLRP